A single region of the Pseudalkalibacillus berkeleyi genome encodes:
- a CDS encoding threonine aldolase family protein yields the protein MIDLRSDTITKPTEDMRRAMYEAEVGDDVFGEDPTVKNLETKAADILGKEDALFVTSGTQGNQIAVLTHCQPGNEIILEEDAHIFYYEGGAIAAFAGVQTRTIKGDRGMISPALLKKAVRGDDIHFPETGLICMENTHNRAGGAIVPIDHMRDVYQVASEHHVPLHLDGARLFNAAAELERPISEFTEHTTTVQICLSKGLGAPAGSIIAGDQAFIKRARKWRKRLGGGLRQVGVLAAPGLIAMTDMATRLKEDHIRARKLADGLRTLKDLQVVNQVDTNIVVVETNNSNKSVEVWLNELKDKGILAVPFGPTTIRLTTHHHITDSDIESTLAAFNQIV from the coding sequence ATGATTGATTTAAGAAGTGATACGATTACAAAACCAACTGAAGACATGAGAAGAGCGATGTATGAAGCAGAAGTAGGCGATGATGTTTTCGGTGAGGATCCAACTGTCAAAAATCTTGAAACAAAAGCTGCTGACATATTAGGTAAGGAAGATGCCTTGTTCGTTACAAGCGGAACGCAAGGAAACCAGATTGCTGTCTTGACGCACTGTCAACCTGGTAATGAAATCATTTTGGAAGAGGATGCACACATCTTTTATTATGAAGGTGGAGCCATAGCGGCCTTTGCAGGTGTACAGACGCGAACGATAAAGGGAGATCGAGGAATGATTTCTCCGGCTCTTCTCAAAAAAGCAGTTCGTGGTGATGATATTCATTTTCCTGAAACCGGTTTAATTTGTATGGAAAATACGCATAACCGTGCTGGTGGTGCCATCGTACCTATAGATCATATGAGGGATGTTTATCAAGTTGCAAGTGAACATCATGTACCTTTACATTTAGATGGAGCTCGTCTATTTAACGCAGCTGCTGAATTGGAAAGACCAATTTCTGAATTTACAGAGCATACGACCACCGTTCAAATCTGCCTTTCAAAAGGTTTGGGTGCACCAGCGGGATCGATAATAGCAGGCGACCAAGCCTTTATTAAAAGAGCGCGTAAGTGGCGAAAACGACTAGGTGGAGGGCTTCGGCAAGTTGGTGTGTTAGCAGCACCTGGTTTAATTGCGATGACAGATATGGCCACACGACTTAAAGAAGATCATATTCGTGCACGCAAGCTTGCAGACGGATTAAGAACACTTAAAGATTTACAAGTTGTAAATCAAGTAGATACAAATATTGTTGTTGTTGAAACAAATAACTCTAATAAGTCTGTTGAAGTTTGGTTAAATGAGTTGAAAGATAAAGGCATTCTTGCTGTTCCATTTGGTCCTACTACAATTCGACTAACGACTCATCATCATATTACTGATTCAGATATTGAATCGACCCTTGCTGCGTTTAATCAGATCGTTTGA
- a CDS encoding rhodanese-related sulfurtransferase, which translates to MNMTKSYRVLLYYKYVPIENAEQFKEDHLNFCKELGLKGRILIADEGINGTVSGTVEQTDAYMEALNNDDRFKGIEFKIDEEDGHAFKKMHVRYRPELVNSGELKQINPNVTTGKHLKPEEFYEAMKRDDVIIIDARNDYEYDIGHFRGAIRPDIQTFRELPEWIKENRNKFEGKKILTYCTGGIRCEKFSGFLKEEGFDDVNQLHGGIINYSKNPNTQGQLYDGKCYVFDERISVPINKVEDKVVGKCYYCGKTEDRYVNCANPECNLQHVACHECEEEHMRSCSDECREHPRNRYKSKLEQQA; encoded by the coding sequence TTGAACATGACAAAATCATATCGAGTATTACTTTATTACAAGTACGTTCCGATTGAGAACGCAGAACAGTTTAAAGAAGACCACTTAAATTTCTGTAAAGAACTTGGATTAAAAGGGCGTATCTTGATTGCCGATGAAGGGATCAATGGTACCGTATCCGGAACTGTGGAACAGACGGATGCTTACATGGAAGCTCTTAATAATGATGACAGATTTAAAGGCATTGAGTTTAAAATAGATGAAGAAGATGGACATGCGTTTAAGAAAATGCACGTTCGTTATCGTCCTGAACTGGTCAATTCAGGTGAACTAAAGCAAATCAATCCGAACGTAACGACAGGAAAACATTTGAAGCCTGAGGAATTCTATGAAGCGATGAAACGAGATGACGTCATCATCATTGACGCTCGTAATGATTATGAATACGACATCGGTCATTTCCGTGGCGCAATACGACCGGATATACAAACTTTCAGAGAATTACCAGAATGGATTAAAGAAAATAGAAATAAATTTGAAGGCAAGAAAATCCTAACTTATTGCACAGGTGGAATCCGTTGTGAGAAATTTTCAGGATTCTTGAAAGAAGAAGGATTTGACGACGTAAACCAGTTACACGGTGGTATTATCAATTACAGCAAAAATCCGAATACACAAGGTCAGCTTTACGATGGAAAATGCTATGTATTCGATGAACGTATTTCAGTACCAATTAATAAAGTTGAAGACAAAGTTGTTGGAAAATGCTACTACTGTGGTAAAACAGAAGATCGATACGTTAATTGTGCGAACCCAGAATGTAACCTACAACACGTAGCATGTCACGAGTGTGAAGAAGAGCATATGCGTTCATGTTCTGATGAATGCCGTGAACATCCACGAAATCGATATAAAAGTAAATTAGAGCAACAAGCCTAA
- a CDS encoding PLD nuclease N-terminal domain-containing protein: MEEMFQMMRWDLILPIILIELVLIIVALVDLIRNKETNGPRWLWVILILFIQVFGPILYFLFGRKH, encoded by the coding sequence ATGGAAGAAATGTTTCAAATGATGCGTTGGGACTTAATTTTACCAATCATATTAATTGAACTTGTTTTAATAATAGTGGCATTGGTTGATTTAATTAGGAATAAAGAAACAAATGGACCACGATGGTTGTGGGTCATTCTTATCCTGTTCATTCAAGTGTTTGGTCCGATCTTATACTTTTTATTCGGAAGGAAGCATTGA
- a CDS encoding ABC transporter ATP-binding protein, with product MTMISVNELHKRYDGKYVVNGISLQLQPGKCVALLGPNGAGKTTTLRMLSGLIRPTSGSIQFDGLSDTKDIRHHIGYLPQYPAFHNWMTGREFLVYVGQLAKLSKSEASKRANELLSLVGIFDAGDQRVKKYSGGMRQRLGIAQALIHNPKLLLLDEPVSALDPIGRREVLTLMDSLKEHTTLLFSTHILNDAEEICDELFVMHQGKMLESGSINDLRNKHRLDKIIIKFEGELDQHKTIIEQLNPVKRVEIVKEHLEIYVDDLPRGRTEILNLIQEKSWPLTKFEFAQTTLEDMFMRMVNK from the coding sequence ATGACTATGATAAGCGTAAATGAGCTTCATAAACGATATGATGGTAAGTATGTTGTAAATGGCATTAGCCTTCAACTTCAACCAGGCAAATGTGTCGCCTTACTAGGGCCAAATGGAGCTGGGAAAACGACCACACTCCGAATGCTTTCTGGATTAATCCGTCCCACGTCAGGTTCGATTCAATTTGATGGATTAAGTGATACCAAAGATATTCGACACCATATTGGCTATCTTCCTCAATATCCGGCTTTCCATAACTGGATGACGGGAAGGGAATTTCTTGTGTACGTCGGACAGTTAGCAAAGCTCTCAAAATCTGAAGCATCAAAAAGGGCTAATGAACTATTATCGTTAGTAGGAATTTTTGATGCTGGAGATCAAAGGGTTAAGAAATATTCTGGTGGGATGAGGCAACGACTAGGCATCGCTCAAGCATTAATACATAATCCAAAACTACTTTTGTTGGATGAACCCGTGTCAGCACTAGATCCTATTGGACGGAGAGAGGTACTGACGTTAATGGACAGTCTGAAAGAACATACAACCCTCCTCTTTTCGACTCACATTCTTAATGATGCAGAGGAAATTTGTGATGAGCTTTTTGTGATGCATCAAGGGAAAATGTTAGAGTCCGGTTCAATCAATGACCTTCGTAATAAGCACCGTTTAGATAAAATAATCATCAAATTCGAAGGTGAGCTAGACCAACATAAAACAATAATAGAGCAGCTCAATCCTGTAAAAAGAGTGGAAATAGTGAAGGAACACTTGGAAATATACGTTGATGACCTACCACGAGGTAGAACAGAGATCCTTAACTTGATTCAGGAGAAATCATGGCCATTAACAAAGTTCGAGTTTGCGCAAACGACCTTAGAAGACATGTTTATGAGGATGGTCAATAAATGA
- a CDS encoding ABC transporter permease — protein sequence MIQWFAVFKRENLENWRNFKWIWVPIIFIILGVMDPITTYYLPKIIDAVGGLPEGGTITLPEYSPVDILMASLGQYSQLGVLIIVLMTMGVIARERRSGIAELILVKPVKYSSYVSAKWSATALLVIVSLTVGLLMSWYYTGVLFGALTVIQLIQALFFYSLWLILVVSISIFMNTLVKNSGVVAFLTITAIIVMSILTSIFKHQLIWSPNRISDYIRDTLYTGVIPNELWGTSIVTTLMIFSFIIGSVLMLRNKEMS from the coding sequence ATGATTCAGTGGTTTGCGGTCTTTAAAAGAGAAAACTTAGAGAACTGGCGCAATTTCAAATGGATTTGGGTGCCTATTATTTTCATAATTCTCGGTGTGATGGACCCGATTACGACCTATTATTTACCGAAAATTATTGATGCGGTCGGAGGTTTACCAGAAGGAGGTACGATTACGTTACCTGAGTACAGTCCGGTAGATATACTCATGGCTAGTCTTGGTCAATATAGTCAGCTCGGTGTATTAATCATCGTGTTAATGACGATGGGTGTCATTGCTCGTGAAAGAAGAAGCGGCATCGCAGAATTAATACTCGTTAAACCTGTGAAGTACAGTAGTTATGTTAGTGCGAAGTGGAGCGCAACAGCCCTTCTTGTCATCGTGTCTCTAACAGTCGGTCTTTTAATGAGTTGGTACTATACGGGCGTTTTGTTTGGAGCACTTACCGTTATACAATTGATTCAAGCTTTATTCTTTTATAGCTTATGGCTGATCCTCGTTGTATCTATTTCTATATTTATGAATACGCTTGTCAAAAACTCTGGGGTTGTTGCATTTTTGACCATCACAGCCATTATTGTAATGAGTATTCTAACTAGTATATTCAAGCATCAACTGATATGGAGCCCTAACCGAATATCTGATTACATAAGAGATACACTATATACAGGTGTCATTCCAAATGAACTTTGGGGTACTTCAATCGTAACAACATTGATGATTTTCAGTTTCATTATTGGATCAGTATTGATGCTAAGAAATAAAGAAATGTCTTAA
- a CDS encoding glutaredoxin family protein, whose amino-acid sequence MVKEFLSQHNVEFEQYNVAENEEARETMIDKYDSMSTPTIIIGDQVITGFDPDKLTRLLNLA is encoded by the coding sequence ATGGTGAAAGAGTTTCTTTCACAGCATAATGTTGAGTTTGAACAGTACAACGTAGCTGAAAATGAGGAAGCACGAGAAACAATGATCGACAAATACGATTCAATGTCTACACCAACAATTATTATTGGTGATCAAGTGATTACTGGATTTGATCCAGATAAGCTAACAAGACTATTGAATTTAGCTTAG